The window TTCACACACAATTATTGTTTTGAAATTAAGAAGCACATGACATGAGTTGCTAGCGTAACTTGCGTGTTTGTTACAGGAATTGAAGTGGACTCCCCGTCAATTATTATCTGTGTATAATAATTCTAAAAGCAGATCATGATGGCTTAGATCAGAATGCTAGTATGCTACCACGCAACTAACAAAACTGATGTGCAATATATACCAACTGAACATGTAACATGGTTGCTTGAATAGTAAATTGCTCCATGACTTCCCAGTGATCATTTATTTACTAATAAAgctgaaaagaaaaggaacagTGCTTGCCAACTGACTCCTTAGAAAATCAAGCACATAGGGGCAGGTTGTTCAGGAAATTTTACACTTTCTATTCATGATCTATGGCTGACCATTTCCAAATATTGATATTCTAGACAAGTGACTAGGCTCTTGATCTTAAGGAGACCCAATAATTCTTGATTTTGGGCTGTTAAGATGACGTTGCTGATTTTAATCaaatcaaacaaacaaagacTCAAGAAAGATAGACGTTCTTAAATGAAACTACCTATACGTCAAACAATTCAATTTTAAGCTCTGATAAGCTTAAAACTGTTGGAACATGTTTCTAAAACTGTTTACCTCTGATTGGCTTATTATCTTGAATTAATTTATGAACTGACACCAGAAGCAActgtaaaaaataataatacctCAAATATACTTACAAGAACAAATATGGCAGTGCTATTCTTCACCCTAGGTGTAGAATACTATTCTACACACACCTTCTATTACTAGCAAAAATAATTGTTAAAATACTGAACTAAATTTACCAAATTACTGAACAATGTCCAGTAATAGTTCGCCGGTTACTAAACTACTGAAAACTTGTTCAGTAATTCTGCTCATTTTAGCTATTGGTGTAGAATAAACTGCTACACCTAAGGTGTAGAATATCACGTGGGGAACAAATATTTATATCCTGCTAATGAGGTATTTAGTGAGCTCATTCAAATTCTTTCATGATATTATTTGCCTCCTTTATTTCTTGAACTATTCTTCAACTATTTGTCTTGTATGTAGTGCACATAAGAATACAAGTTATTCTGATGGTTTGTAGCTCTTGAGGACAAATTGGCAGAAACATAAAATTTTGCTGAAAGATGCGAATTAAAAGCTTGCAACCAAAACTTGGTATACAGGAAGTCAAGAGAATAAAGTACTGAGTACTGACACTACAAGAGCACTACTAATATTGTCAATTGTAAAGGTTGATTTCTAGGTTACTTTAGTTCCAGGGCATATTCTTTCAGAAGCAAACTATTAATTAATCTATGTTAATATTGACTCAGCAACTAAACATGTGAGTTAACTAATCCATATTGCAATTTAATGGTGTCATGTTCATCCATGGTTTATGAGTCGTCGCCTAGGTGTCCATGCATACCCCCGACGCCACAAGGTTTTAGTTACGTCACAACACCGAGGCTTCCAGGCGTACACGTAACCCCAATGCCACAGGACGATGTGATAACTCAAAAACCTTTTGTTCATCCATAAAAATGAGCATCCATTCCAAGCATTTCAACTACCTGAACATGGATATAGATGGCTACTTATAGAAAGGGAGTCCCCAAAAGTCCTAAAGGTTTTGACATTTCAAAAAATTACAATATAAACACCTAGGGGGCGCTTGGATAAAGGTAGTCACTGTAAATTTTTTAAGCCAAATTGGCCCCTAGAAGCAACAGAAATTCAGCAGGGAAAAGCACAATAGTGCAATGGAGTCTTGAGACATAGTCCAAGAACTCAAAAGGTAGACCTTATGATGTTGTTGGAAAGCACAGGTCTAATGACAGTTCAGAAAATTTTGGATCTAACTTCCCAATGGTGTGCACATTTTCAACTATTTAGATCACCAGATGGAAAATAATAGAAACTGTATCTGTTTGCCGTGCAAGATCAAATTCGTTAGCTGCAGTAAAACCTGCTTTTCTAGGAAGCAAGAGTACGTGCACGATAAGAACATCACTGGGATACTTATTCCAATGAATTACAATAACAGCATAAGTCATCATTATCACTTTAATATAGCATGACAGTGAGTCATATAGTTTTCTTTCCACGCAAACACAGGGTTCCCATCCATGACtctattttattacaaacagaaCCATACAAGTATGTAGAATTACATCACTGATTGTCTTGTACAGATATTTTATCATGTGTGATTGCCGTAAACACAGTCATCAAGCGGGTGGTGTTGATTCCATGATCCGTAATTCCATACACAGAAAATCACTACACTGAACACAGAAAACGAAATTGGGCAAACTGGGGTGGGGCGGATCGTACATAGCAAGTTAATATACTGACCAAACAAAACGAAACTGCAAAGGCTCATAGCCTAAACGCTAGTGAGTAGTGACTAAtgaaggacaaggatacacatcGCACGACCTTGCCTACCCGAAACCGCTAAACCGAACCGAGCAAGGACGCCGTAGCACCTCTCCCCCCCCTCGGCCACTCCGAACCCACATTGCAGCCCACGCGGCCGAGCAGGTTGGGGAAGCGTTGCACGGTCATTGCAGGCCGAAGCAACGGTCGagcgaaaaaaaaaatctatcgaGGAGAGGAGCAGAAGCGTACCGGCCGCAAGGAGGACGAGGGGTGCCGCTGGATCCGAAGGGCTGCTCGGGGGAGTGGACGGGGAAGCgggtggccggcggggaggcgccGAGGCCGGGATGGATTGGTCAGCCGCGGGGCAGGGTGGTGGCGCCCCGATCCGGCCGCCTCGGTGGACGCGCCACGAATGTGTTTTTGGGCGGAGGAAAGAGCGTTTGATGGGCCGGCAAAGCCTTGTAGGCCCAGCAAGTAGGGGTATCAATTCAGAAGTATTcaatttaaaataataaaatCGAAAAATTGGCATCGCAGTGCTCGTGCCGGAGTGGTTATCGGGCATGACTAGAAATCATGTTGCCTTTGCCCGCGCAGGTTCGAAATCCTGCCGACCACGTCATTTTTATAGTTCCTTCTGAGTTTTTGCCTTTTCGCTCACCTGTTGCATTCGTACATCAACtgtccaccccccccccccccccgtgatGGCATGATGTTTTCAGTCGACGCGCCTGTCTCGGCTTAGCTATACACTAGAAAGAttggcgcggcgttgccgcgccatAACCTGTAGCCCAGTGATTGGTACGAAGGCTGAGAAtgtttttcataaatttttagGCTATGGGTTAATTTATAGAAACTTTAGTGTACTATTATTTAGTTAGAATGTAGGGGCCGCGGGTTGATCGTCATGATTTTGGGAGCCTTTTTTGCAAAGTCTATGGAGCATGGGTTAATTGTTGTAGAGCTTGGATTTGTAAAAAATGCATGGATCGTGGGTTGGTCGTCATAAAGTTACCTGAGAGGTAGTTGAATCGAGAGAGTTCTCGTAAAATTGCTGAAGAGGTGGCTTGAATAAATGGTATTTATGAATTAACTGAGTGTGGGCTGGACTATATATTAATTTTGATAAAGTTCAAGgagttttttataaaattaagtGTAGGCTGAAATTAACTGAGTATGGGCTGGACTATATAAATGAGTTTGAGTATAATTGACAACAAagttactttttttttccaaaggtAGGGATTATCTTGTATATTCTATTATAGGCAGTGTTATAGCCCATTATGCAGTGTGTAAATGTGTGAGCCGATTTAACCCGTCAATGATATAAATTAAGCGGGTTGGTTCTGTAGAAGTCTTGGTGTGTTTTCTGTGGATTTGTTGTTCGTGGAGTGTAAATTGATTTCACCAAAGCTCATAGGGTTTTATGTGGAGCGACGTAGATAGAGTGCGAGTTGATTTTATCAGATTTCAgaggtttttttaaaaaactgtAGTAGGCCAAACATATAATTGGTTCCGCAGGCCCCACGTACGGTGGGACCCACTTTTGGGTCTCGTGAGTCCACAGTGGGGCCCACTGTGGGACCCCTATTGTTGGGTCCTGCGAGGCCCACGGTGGAGCCCATGACCCACTTGTGGGTCCCGTGAGTCCACAGTGGGACCCACATTGTTGGGTCCTACGGGGCCATGGTGGGGCACATATGTGGGACCCATATGTTGGATCAATCTGAGCCATTCACgcgcgatccgacggccgagataTTTCAGCCTACGTGGCGCAATGTGGGGGCAGAAATCCCCCCTTTTAGGTCTTTTAAAGACTGGAAAGAccggcgcggcgttgccgcgccatAACCTGTAACCCAGTGATTGGTACGAATGCTGGGAATGTTTTTCGCGAAATTTTAGGCTATGGATTAATTTATAGAAACTATTACTTAGTTAGAATGTAGGGGCCGCGGGTTGATCGTGGCCATGGATTAATTTATAGAAACTTTAGTGTATTATTACTTAGTTAGAATGTAGGGGCCGCGGGTTGATCGTCATGATTTTGGGAGCCTTTTTTGCAAAGTCTATGGAGCATGGGTTAATTGCTGTAGAGCTTGGATTTGTAAAAAATACATGGATCGTGGGTTGGTCGTCATAAAGTTACCTAAGAGGTAGTTGGATCGAGAGAGTTCTCGTAAAATTGCTGAAGAGGTGGCTTGAATAAATGATATTTATGAATTAACTGAGTGTGGGCTGGACTATATATTAATTTTGATAAAGTTCAAGgagttttttataaaattaagtGTAGGCTGAAATTAACTGAGTGTGGGCTGGACTATATAAATGAGTTTGAGTATAATTGACAACAAAGTTACTTTGTTTTTTTCCAAAGGTAGGGATTATCTTGTATATTCTATTATAGGCAGTGTTATAGCCCATTATGCAGTGTGTAAATGTGTGAGCCGATTTAACCCATTAACGATATAAATTAAGTGGGTTGGTTCTGTAGAAGTCTTGGTGTGTTTTCTGTGGACTTGTTGTTCGTGGAGTGTAAATTGATTTCACCAAAGCTCATATGGTTTTATGTGGAGTGACGTAGATAGAGTGCGAGTTGATTTTATCAGATTTCAgaggtttttttttaaaactgtAGTAGGCCAAACATATAATTGGTTCCGTGGACCCCACATACGGTGGGACCCACTTTTGGGTTTCGTGAGTCcacagtggggcccacttgtgggACCCATATTGTTGGGTCCTACGGGGGCCCACGGTGGGGCCCACGACCCACTTGTGGGTCCCGTGAGTCCACAGTGGGGCTCACTTGTGGGACCCACATTGTTGGGTCCTACGGGGCCCACGGTGGGGCCCATATGTGGGGCCCATATGTGGGACCTATATGTTGGATCAATCTGAGCCATTCACgcgcgatccgacggccgagataTTTCAGCCTACGTGGCGCAATGTGGGGGCAGAAATCCCCCCCTTTTAGGTCTTTTAAAGACTAGAAAGAccggcgcggcgttgccgcgccatAACCTGTAACCCAGTGATTGGTACGAAGGCTGGGAATGTTTTTCGCGAAATTTTAGGCTATGGATTAATTTATAAAAACTATTACTTAGTTAGAATGTAGGGGCCGCGGGTTGATCGTGGCCATGGATTAATTTATAGAAACTTTAGTGTATTATTACTTAGTTAGAATGTAGGGGCCGCGGGTTGATCGTCATGATTTTGGGAGCTTTTTTGCAAAGTCTATGGAGCATGGGTTAATTGCTGTAGAGCTTGGATTTGTAAAAAATGCATGGGTCGTGGGTTGGTCGTCATAAAGTTACCTGAGAGGTAGTTGGATCGAGAGAGTTCTCGTAAAATTGCTGAACAGGTGGCTTGAATAAATGATATTTATGAATTAACTGAGTGTGGGCTGGACTATATATTAATTTTGATAAAGTTCAAGgagttttttataaaattaagtGTAGGCTGAAATTAACTGAGTATGGGCTGGACTATATAAATGAGTTTGAGTATAATTGACAACAAAGTTACTTTGTTTTTTTCCAAAGGTAGGGATTATCTTGTATATTCTATTATAGGCAGTGTTATAGCCCATTATGCAGTGTGTAAATGTGTGAGCCGATTTAACCCGTCAACGATATAAATTAAGCGGGTTGGTTCTGTAGAAGTCTTGGTGTGTTTTCTGTGGACTTGTTGTTCGTGGAGTGTAAATTGATTTCACCAAAGCTCATATGGTTTTATGTGGAGTGACGTAGATAGAGTGTGAGTTGATTTTATCAGATTTCAGAGGGTTTTTTTTAACTGTAGTAGGCCAAACATATAATTGGTTCCGTGGGCCCCACATACGGTGGGACCCACTTTTGGGTCTCGTGAGTCcacagtggggcccacttgtgggACCCACGTTGGGGCCATAACCCACTTGTGGGTCCTGTGAGTCCATATTGGGGCCCACTTGTGGGACCCACATTGTTGGGTCCTATGGGGCCCACGGTGGGCCCATAACCCACTTGTGGGTCCCGTGGGTCCACAGTGGGGCCCACTTATGGGGTGGGGCAGAAATCCCCTTTTTAGGTCTTTTAAAGATTCCTTGATGAGTCCTTTACCTAGGTATTCTCATATTAAATACCACTTACCCCTATATCCTTGAAAATAGAATTTGCATCTCTATACCCTCGCGTTTAGTTTTGTTTACCTGTGTGCCCTTCTGGACGGAACGAGCACTAACGGAGTTGGAAAATAACATCTTTGCCCTATGTGAAGGAAGTGTTTTCCTCATGAGTTTTACATGCGGTCGCCGCCGAAGACGATGCGGGCGCTGGAGGGGTACTGAGCCCGAGCGAGGCGTCGTCGGCGTCGACGCGCGCCCGGCAGAGCAGGCAGCTGGCGTTGGACTCGAGCCAGCGGTCGACGCAGACTAGGTGGAAGGCGTGGCGGCAgcgcgggaggaggcggaggtggtcGGCGTCGTCGAAGCAAGCGAGGCATACTGAGCACTCTCTCCCCGGCTCTTAAACACCACGTCTGACACGATGATGCGGTGCTTGTGCCTGTccagctccggcgacggcgccctCGCTGGCGCCTCCTCGTCCGCCTGCTTTCGGCCCGCGGCCCCCGCGAACCTCGCGGACGGCACGCGCTCCACGAAGACGTCGAGGAGGTCGCGCCCGCTCGCCGCGTCGTCGTCGAAGCGGCCGGAGGacaggccgtcgccgccgaagaCGATGCGGGCGCTGGAGGGGTACAGAAGAAGGCTGGCGCGGCCTCCCTGCGCATGCAGCGCGAGCAGCAGACCCCAGGGGCTGCTGGCGCAGCCTCCCCACGCGGACAGCTGCTAGCCTGCTGCCACTCGCAGGCCCTGCAGCGGCGCGGCCTCACGCGGCCagccgccagcagcagcagcacccgcGCAGGCCCCTGCGCGCTCCtgtccgcggccggcggcggcggcggatctgctagggtttgagaggtgGCGTGTGATGGCTCTTCCTCTGCACAcgcgagagagagaaaggaagcaGTAGATAGCAATGAAAGGGTAAGGGTAAAATGGTCATTTTCATTGGTAGAATCTACCTGTCAGGGCTTCTCTACCGTTAAATTTTAACAGAACATGGACGGAAGGGTATACAGATAAACAAAACTAAACGCGAGGGTATAGAGGTGCGAATTCTATTTTCAGATGTATAGAGGTCAGTGGTACTTAACATAAGGGTACCTATGTAAAGGACTCTTCCTTGATCTCTCATACAACTTTTTCATCCCCGTATCTCTAAAGAACTATATATTGTATCAAACATTTTCACATGTCcttcaaaaaaaacattttcGCATGACCAGTATGTTAGCAGCACCACAGATCGAGCACCTTTATTTCGTCAGCATATATCTCTCTATTATAAGTTGATGGCTGAAGACCAAAACGCCTAAATTGGATATCGAAGAAGTTATCAGTGCCAAAACCAATGTGAGATAAGAAATTAGTATGTCGGTGTGAGATAGCTAGGCTTTGTCTCACGAGACGGTGATTTCTCGCGCCTCCGCGTACATTGGTCTGATGATGTTCTTCCACctcaaataaaagaaaaagaaatactaTGATGTTGTTGTTGCCAGCTTTTGTGGGCGAGAGAAGAAAGCGCCTGCGGCGTTCCGCGGTCCTTCACGGTTAGCcgctccctcagctgctgctgcCCACTGGCCGGCAGTTTTGTTTTGTCGTTGCTTCACTCCGCGGCGTGCTGGCGTTGCTAGGAAAGCCGGATGCGCTGAGCTCTCGTTTTGTCCTGCGTGTCTAATAATAAGGGCGCGCAGGAACGGCCACGGATCATGGCCCAGTTTCATTAGTGCCTAAATTAGTCGGCAATCATTCAGGCCATCGGCGTTGCAATTCGTTGGacctcttttcttttgttttcgcGTCTATGCGTATGGTTATTTTCTGTCTGCTTATTCCAGCTCTTCCGACGGCAGAGGCGCGTCGTCCTGAACGTCGAGAGGGACCAAGAGGATTAGATTTGGCGCGTGAACATGATACCGTTGGATTATCCgtcgtcgggtcgggtcgggaaCGCTTTTGCATTATAGTATTTTTTTTACACTTTTATAATCATTTTTATATAAGGATAAGAGGGACAGAATAGTGGCAAGGGTTCTTGCCGAAACTACTGGGGAAGTAACGTTAGATGGGACAGCGCTGTTTTCTTTCATGGTCAGTCAATCCGGGAACTACCGAGAGTACTGTAATAACCATCCAAATCCAAATTAAACAATGCCTGTTTTTTTCTCCTTCTGATGGAActttattttctctctctcaGTAAACCGCGGCGAAATTTCCTCCAAAGTTGCCTGCACCCTCCTCGCCGTGTCCGAAGTTTTGGAGGCATCGATCGCCGAGCGGGAAGCAAAGCGAGCACCCCATCCGGTGACAGATGGAGCCGACTGGCGGCCTGATCGATAGGAGCAAATCCAACGAGCAACTCTTCCCTCTGGACTACAAATACACACGCCATGCGCCTCCCCCAGCCCGCAGGCAGCAAGCGTGTGCGAGAGCAGGAGGATAGATGGCGCTGTCGAGGAGGGCGtgggtcgccgccggcctcgccgcgcggCTGCTGATGCTCGCCGTCCTGGCCATGGCCGTGCAGTCGAGGTACTCCAACAAGGTCCGCTACGACTTCAAGGGCGCCGGCTACGACAACGAGCTCCAGAGCTACACGTACGTAATACACCCTTCACCGTTGCTACCGCTGCTCTATACTAGTTACTGATCTGCAACTTACCAGTACTCATGATGGTCGGAAAACAAGTGCAGgtacgcggtggtggcggcggccgtcgggaTGGCCGGCAGCCTGCTGCAGATCCCCGTCGCCGTGTACCTCCTCTGCAAGAGCAAGCGGATGACGCCCAGCACCCTCATCCTCGACGCCAGCACCTACGCCGACATCGTACGCACGCGTGCATAGCAGGTGTGCTCGATCGTGTGTGTCATCGCAGACTCACATGCACGCGCTGATGCCTGCAGGTGGTCACCGCGGTTCTGGccagcggcgtgggcgcggggttcgccgccaccggcgagctCCTGTACTACATGGAGCACGCCTGCTCGCCGTGGAAAGACGACGCGACCAAGGACCTCAAGAGCTACTTCCGCAAGGCGAACATCGCCACCGGCTTCCTCCTCATCGGCATGGTCCTGTCCCtgtgcgccgccgtcgtctccgTCAGGCTCCGGGTCAGGGCGAGCGACGACGTCGACGACGCCTGACCAGCCGGCTCGGTCGATCCACAGGCCGGCGTGCATATGATCAGATCAACTCGGGCGGCGTGCGTTCTTCGTTTCCTAACCGGAGGATTATTAGTTGAAGAACGCATGCCTTGTTTCTGGTAATGTAGGGAGGATTGTGACGCGTCCAAAGCAAAAGCAAAGATTTCTTATAACGACTCACTCTATTCATAGTGGAAGTTCGTCAGGTTTATTATCCTTTCTTTACCAATGATTTTCTTATATTAGTGAGCGGTGTAACATAGTAAGTTTGATTCAGTTTTTCAGAACCTGGTTAGTCATCAACTTGATGCAACTTATTCAGAGTCTGAGCTGCCATGACACCATCGTCAACGATGGTCCAGGCTTTCTTATTTCTTATGAAAATTAAGATTCTGTGCTGCTCTCCCCGTTCCAATTTATTAGTTGTTttaatttttctagatttttcttttcgcgaccgtgcctgagtTGTGGAACTTGTGGTGGCTTCTCAacgggaggagggaggatgCAACGGGGGCGAGGCGGCAGCGGGCGTGCGCTTCGGCTCGTGCGGCCATCGGCAGTGCCGCCTTCCGCCCTCGACGCCGCGCGCTGCGCATGCTCCGCCCGCCGTCCCTTAACCGCGTAGGATTCGATCTTGCTCGAGCCGGAGAAGCAATCGGTTGGCCTGTCGGAGTCGCGGATTGCAGCAAGTCGGACTGTGTCGGAGTCGGAGAAGCAAAGCAATGGTGTATAAGAGGTCAGCATGGCAACAGCAAATCGATCACTGGAGAGGCAATTAATCAACCAGCAAATCGATCGATCGATGGCCGGCGGTTCGCTCGCGCTGGACCTAGTCCGGCCGCTGGCGTCGCTGATGCCGGCGGTGCGGCGCGCCGACCGGGCGGTGCCGTTCCACCGCCGCGCGCTCTACACGGGCATCTCCGTGTCCGTCTTCCTGGTGTGCAGCCACCTGCCGCTCTACGGCGTCCGCTACGCGGCCTCGGCGGGGGCCGACCCCCTCTACTGGGTGCGCTCCATCCTCGCCTCCAACCGCGGCACGCTCCTGGAGCTCGGCGTCGGGCCCGTCGTCACGGGCGGGACGGTGATTCAGCTCGCCACCGCCTCCAGGCTGCTCCGCGTCGACCACAATGTCCGCGCGGACCGCGAGCTCGTGGCCGCCGCGCGCAAGGTGCTCGCCATGGTCATCGCTGTAACACCCAGGAAactacggacggtccgctagtgagccgcggacggtccgccaaagtaACGCCCATATATTTATCTAGTTGTGGGCTCGGTCGTCATctcttccttcctccttcccccATCGATGAGAGACGAGCTCGTCCcctcgctccgccgccgtccccttccTTCGATCTCTCTCCTCCGGCCAACATACCTCGATTCCTCGTGCGAGCACTATCgccagcacctcctccaccttccccaacccctAGCCCGGCAtctccccggccggaatcgcctCAACCACCaccggtcaccattggagcctcTTGAGCTTTGCTTTaccgtcgatccgcctctccggtcgtcctccgcccGAACCGACCCTGGGAATGGATTCATGGTGAGTTATTTGTACTCCTcggcctttttccccttccgttgtgcgccgccggcgctggagaacggccgccgctgccgccgcacttGCTGTCGCCTGTCGCGCGGTGTTAAAAGatatgaactgcggacggtccgtctAGGAGGGCCGGAGAGTCCGCAGGTCAGGTTAGAAGTTGTTCAGAGACGATGTTGGCTCTGGTGGTTTCGCAgaattgtactgcggacggtccgctattggagagcggacagtccgccgtagagtgTAGAGTTTTGTCTAGAGACgttgtcgtctctggtggtttgACAGAGTAAAACTGCGAATAgtccgccaaggagggccggacggtccgcagtagagtttgaaatttgtccagaggcgtCGTTGGCTCTGGTGGTTTTGGGAAGTTAAACTACGGACAGTCCGCTATtttggagcggacggtccgccgtatagatttgaaatttgtccagagaggcTGTTGGTTCTGGCAGGTCTGCAGagttgtactgcggacggtccgtcaCTTGAGCGCGGGCAGTCCGCAGGGCATTCCAATTGAAGTAAAATAGT is drawn from Panicum virgatum strain AP13 chromosome 1N, P.virgatum_v5, whole genome shotgun sequence and contains these coding sequences:
- the LOC120654117 gene encoding uncharacterized protein LOC120654117; the protein is MALSRRAWVAAGLAARLLMLAVLAMAVQSRYSNKVRYDFKGAGYDNELQSYTYAVVAAAVGMAGSLLQIPVAVYLLCKSKRMTPSTLILDASTYADIVVTAVLASGVGAGFAATGELLYYMEHACSPWKDDATKDLKSYFRKANIATGFLLIGMVLSLCAAVVSVRLRVRASDDVDDA